The following is a genomic window from Canis lupus dingo isolate Sandy chromosome 26, ASM325472v2, whole genome shotgun sequence.
aaattaaataggaatgAATGTTATGGCTTTCTCTTTGACCTTATGTAAAAGCGATAAAATCATGAACTCATAGCGTCAGTTCAGAACAATAAGCTTCAGTTGTGCACCAGGAGTTGCAAAAAATAATGGAGTCACTAATCTTGACATGGAGAGTACAGCcttgggggggagggcagtggaCCCAGGCAGAAACAGGTGGTTTCAAGTTTAATAGATAACAAGCACCCCTGGATGCAGCTCTCACACCTGAGTCGTATCTTGAAATATGCTCTGGAGTGAAACAGGTGAAAAAAGATGGCAAGAGCGGCCCACGTAGCAAGGAGCTGTGTGGCAAGCTTTTGGAGGTGAGAAACAGTACAGGCAGTGTAGGATCACTCTGGCAGCACAGTATTACCAGGGGCCAAAGTTCAGGGCCACAGTGAGGATAATGTGGAGACAGGGAGGGGATAATCGTCCACAGCAACCAAATGACCTCATTCTCACTACAGTAGGGGAAAAACATTCAAAGTGGGACCAAGGCAGGAGGCTACTACCTTATGGTCCTGGCTAGAGTTAGGCCTGAATCCCTCCTTGGGCACTTTAACCATTCATTCAGATTCAACCCAGGAACATTCCCTGAGCCCCTCTGGGAAGCAGAACACCATGTTGGCAGAAGGAAAGAGCACAGGAAAAGTTGGGCCAGGGAGCCAAAGGAAGGAACTCCGAGCTCTAGGTTTTAATGAGAGTCCACAGCAGTGGTAGGGTACAAAAAGCAAAAGCACAAGAACTGTTCCATTGGGAACTAACTTTACCACGTTGACAGCATAGACCAAAAATCTCAACTTGGTACTCCACTGACGTACAAGGTGTACAAGGATGATAAGACTTCCAACTCTATAGGTAAACACAGTGCCCACCATCGGGTCTAAGGGTCATGATATGTAAACTCTGCATCAAACATCTGGAAGGTCACTGTAAAGGACACCTTTTGGGCTCCCCCCACCATGTCTGTCTATCCCCTAAAATGTGAAAGCATAATATAGTATTTAGATGGGAATTGCATTCATTCTGTTTGTAGTGGCAGACGTTGCATTTCCAGGTTTGCCATTCCAGGACATGACTTTTACAAGGTGCACAGCTACAGAGGAATTTTGGTAAGACTCATGGGAGAAGATGGAGTTTGGAAATACCCAGGAAAGGGCCCTGAAGCCCAACCGCACCGCTCCCCTGCTGGGCACGGCATTCCATGGGCAGTAAGTTACGTGGGCCAACCCAAGCTGAGGGTAGGAACGTCTGGTCAGCAAAAGCTGTAGGAAGACCCAGCCTGGACCGGCTGCCAGCCCCACCAGCCTGCACATGGGGATGGAAAACCAGGCCTCCAGGCTGTACTATCCACCCTTGGATTTGAGCAGCCTACACACAATACATGAGACAGTGGCCTAGAAGTCTGGAAACATCTCACCTCTCAGATTCCCTAAAGTTCGCACCTCATACACCAACCCTGATGCCCAGGGTGACCCAGAATGCCAGGGAAGGGTAAAGGGAGACAAATAAGTCACGTTTGAAAGACGAAGATTTCAGGgtgggacagaaaaaaagaaagacaaaaatctcttcatttatttgatacGAGGCTGGGGAAGAAGAGGACTGTGGGGTCACAGGCAGATCTGCATGAATGAGCACCAGAAGCTGGTATCCAGCAGGCCCTTACTCTGCCAGGAGGTCTCTCTGGAAGGGGCAGACAGCTGACAGATGCATGCCTTGGGTGCCCTCTGTACCAGTCATAGAAAAGTCATGACTGTCCCATTCTTGCCAATCTGCCAGGGCTCCAGGGGGAAAAAGCGGATAATTAtccttcaagagaaaaaaaagaaaaagcaaaaaacatgTAATCAGCTCCTTGGCTAATGCCTCATATTCCAAGACTGCTAGCTGGGCACTCCTACCCTGGACTCCCAGAGCAGCCTACCTTAGCCCATTAATGATCTCCCACTGTGGCCCCTCAGGGGCAGAAGGGAGCCTCTAGGGTCACTGCATGCTCTGTGGGTAGCCCACTCACTCTCAAACTGCAAGCTCCCTGGGGGCATGTGCAGTACCCCCTGGCACTTCTGTTTTCTCAAAGTTACCTCAAAACCAGACACAGGGTGACCTgacacccccccccgccccccactaaTGTCTATGGAGTGCACAACACGCCCCTCTCACAGAAGTGATGGGAAGTTCCTGGTAAAGAGTAAGATACTTGGGGTAGCCTGAGGGATGGTAGGGGAAGGGTTGGTGTGACAGCtttggttttcccatctgtaaaccTCACAGGGATGGCATGTCTGCACAAGGTGATATGAACAGAGGGACAGAGATTGCGTGGATCAAATGGGAACATGCAATGTTAGGTATCTATAGATAACCTGGCACAGGTAACCATTCACATGTTACATATCGTTCTTACAATTTTTACCTCATCCCGACTTGAAGACCAGGTCTGAGCACTCCCAGGAGTCACCATTCCTCACTAGGCCTCTTAGGCCAACAAAGGATCCATTCTGGAAGGTTCTTTCAAGTTTCTCATGCTCTTAGTTCCTCACAGGCATGGGGTTGGCTCAGGAATATTTTTCACCCAGAAAGAAACTTTAACCCTGACACAGAATCCCAGGTTGGGGGGCTGTTCGGGCTTCTTGGGTGATTATTAATACATTCCCCTCTAGTCACAGAAGGGAAGCCTACAAACCAGAGGTGGTTCATTTCCGGGTTTGTCACTGCCTGAGTCCCTGAGCTGTCCTGGACtcagaacccaggtctccagacATCTAAGCCAACTTTCTTTCCACTACTCCGAGTCTCCCAGGACCTATTTGGCTACGGCCCAGAGGTCACACATCCGACCAAGCTGGAGAAGTTCTCCTAGAAAATCATTCTTGATTTTCCAAGATGTGGAGAAGGCTAAAGGCAGATGATAAACGGCCATAGCTTTGTTAGGCAAATAACATTCTAACCTACCCCTGTGCCAAGGCACAGAGAGTGCACCCCCATCCCACAGGACTCTAGCAATTCCCCCAGGTTGCAGCTCAAGGAGAGCTTTCCCACTTCACAGCCTTCCAAACCTTCACCGAGGTTTGGAAGGCCACACCTTGCCCAGGTGTCAAGGAAACCACGGCAGTGTCAGGAATCCACTCAATTCCCCTACCCTTCCGAGGGTGGACCCAGCATCCGCGGGCCCAGGGCACTAGCTGAGGACTGCCTTTCCCCCAACCTCGGGAGGGGCTCGGGGATGGGATCACGGCCCccatcctctccctgcccccacgcACCGATCCTGGCCCAGGTCCAGCTCCTTGGTGAGGAACTCGAAGAATCGGGCGCTGTGGGCACGGTTCTCCTCGGCGGTGCCCACCACTGCGATGGAGGAGATGAGCAGCTGCGCGCAGGGCTCGGGGGAGCCGTTCACCGCCATGGCCAGACCCGGCCGCACCGTTACGTTCACGCGCTGCGGGCGACACCGAAATTTCGCCTGAAGCCGGTGCAGGCCGCGTCCGCGCTGAGGCCCCGGGAGGGCGAGAGGCGACCTGCGCGGGCCCCCGGGGTCAGGGCTGGAGGCTCGGGGCGGGGTCCCGGGGGGTCGCGCTGGTGTCAGGGCCAGGGAAGACAGCACGGGGccgacggggcgggggggggggtccctgcccGGCAGCCTCCTCCCGCCCGGTGCTGCCCGGCCCACGCTCACGTCCTCGGGCTTGCCCAGGATGGCTGCAGTGGCCGCGCACAGCCGCTTCTCCAGCCCCGCGGGCACACGGCTGGCGGGCAAGTTGGTGTCCACCTCGACGAACGGCATGCCTGGCGGGAAGGGGCCgacgcgccgccgccgccgagaaGCCGGGCTCAGAGCGCAGGTCGGGGCGCGCCGGGTCGCGGActgggcggcgggggcgggggcgggggcgggggcgggcgccaCGGGACCGGGCTCCCTATTGGCTGCGCAGGCAGCAGCGCCCCGGGATTGGCTGCGCCGTCTACACCCGCCTCGGCGCGAGGCCGATTTCCGGAGTCCTGAGGGccctcgggggcgggggcgggggcgccggcggAGCGCGGGCGGCCCAGGGTCCCGGGCCCTGCTCCCCCCGCCCGCGGGCCCGAGGGCTTCCTGACCCGGGCTTAGATTGTTAACCTTGAAGATGAAAGAGCCAGTTATTTTACTAGtaaaaaaatgggtttattcGAGGGTAGCCgagaattgcaatttgggacGTGCAGCCTAAGGCAAAACCATCGGCAAGTGCAACCAACGGAGAAAAACGTGCTTaacagaaaaagaggaggagctgggagggactgttaaaaacagaaagtgcggggcacctgggcggctcggTGGTGGAGTgtccgccttgggctcaggtcgtgatcccggggtccggagatcggatcccacgtcgggctccccttggggagcttgcttctccctctgcctctctgcgtctcccatgaataaataagatcttttaaaaataaaactaaaaaactttttttaaagtgcgcgggagggcagccccggtggcgcagcagtttggcgctgcctgcagtccagggtgtgatcctggagacccaggatcgagtcccgcatcgggctccctgcatggagcctgcttctccctctgcctgtgtctctgcctctccctctctctgtatgtgtctctcatgaataaataaataaaatcttaaaaagataaaaaataaagtgcgCGGGAATAAACTGGGAATCTAGAGTGTAGGCGCTTTTCAATGGCCGAGGGGGTCCTTTCTTTCCCCTGCTGGTAGTACTCAGACTTGGGTTCTTCCGACCGAGGTTGCAAAGGGCCGCAAGGAGTAGTAGGGGTGAGCGCCCCCCCTTCTGGCCGCCCGACCTTACTGTACAAGAGGTTTCCTTTATTCAGTTTCGCAAAATGGGGATTTGGACACACACCAGAAACACATCTGTAGGGGCCTTTCCCAGGctctatctgaattttttttcatccctttttTACTGTGTTGCTACCATTTCCAAGTGAGGCGACTTCACGTTATATGTGGGGATCTGGGCTTCTCTTGACCCGGAGCCAGGTGACACTTGTGAGTTCAGGAGAAGCTGGGCAGAGAACCTCCAGTTCACCGCATCCCTACCTGGTCCCGACAGACATCTGCTTTTGTAGCCTCTGGCACCTGTGGCGACCTTGTCTCATAGTGAAATACTACACACCATGGAGTGAAAGCCAGGTCCTAGTCCAACATTCCTAGCCATGTTTATATAGTACCCTATATTTTTATAgtcaaaacaaaatgtattactTAAAACATGGACatctggaggtgcctgggtggctctgtcaggttaagcatccgccttccgctaaggtcctggaatggagccctatATGTCatgcttcctgctgagcaaggagtcagCTCTATCTCTCCCCCTGGCTcccccccccctcgccccccaagcttgtgcacacactctcataaataaaatatgttttaagaaacatagaaatcgggacacctgggtggctcagcagttgggtgtctgcctttggttcgggtggtaatcctggggtccaggattgagtcccatgtccggcttcttgtggggagcctgcttctccctctgcctgtgtctctgcctctttctctctctctctctctctcatgaatgaataattcttaaaaaaaaaaaacatggaaatctCTTGATATGGCTAAACATAGTACTCTTGTCGGTGTTGCAAAATTGTTTGacttataaatgaaaatacaattgaAATTATGTgggagtaaaaaaaagaaagaaattatgtggGAGTGTATATGAATAATTTCAATTACACTTCTAAAATTCTATATGAGTGAACATATTGAAGGAGGCTTGGGCACCTGGCCGgttcagccagtagagcatgtgactcttgatctcagggttgtaggttcaagcctcatgttgggtgtagagattactcacaaataaaatctttagggacacctgggcgactcagaggttgagcacctgcttttggctcagggtgtgatcccggggtcctgggatcaagtcctgcatcagggacttggggagcctgcttctccctctgcctgtgtctctgcctctgtctctctctccgtctcttatgaataaacaaatcttaaaaataaataaaataaaatcttaaaaaaaaaaaaaaggaggggcacttgggtggctcagttgattaagcatctgccgtcagatcaagtcatgatccctggggtcctaaAATCGAGccccgcgtctggctccctgctcagtggagagcctgcttctccatctccttctaccatttcctctctttcttctctttctctctttctctctctcaaataaatataatctttaattttgtcctctttctctctctcagataaatataatctttaattttttaaagatatatttatctgagagagacagagaccatgagagagacagagatagagaaggtgtgcacatgagcagggaggaggggcagagggagaggaagaagcagactcctcgctgatcagggagccgaatgtgggctccatcccaggaccctgagatcataccctgagccaaaagcagacggttaaccaactgagccacccaggctcccctaaagaaactttaaaaaaaaaaaaaaaaaaaaaaaaaaggagcctccATGAGAAGGCAGCAGACTGAAAGGCTAATCGTGACCCTGTCCCATTAGCAGTTTATTAGATGACTAAGACATTAGAGGGTCTAGGACACAAGACAGGTAGATTGTGACAGCCTTAAGGAGAAAGGACAGGGACAGGTGGCAAGTCTGGGACCCAGGATGGGGCACAAATAAGACAGTGGTCGGGGTTAAGTAGGCTTGAAAGAGCAAGGCCTCTCAGCAGCACCTGGAGGGCCAGGAACTAATCTGGGACTTCCCTCCCTGCAAGGCGCTTCACGAACCAGCCCtgcacccgccccc
Proteins encoded in this region:
- the DDT gene encoding D-dopachrome decarboxylase isoform X1 encodes the protein MPFVEVDTNLPASRVPAGLEKRLCAATAAILGKPEDRVNVTVRPGLAMAVNGSPEPCAQLLISSIAVVGTAEENRAHSARFFEFLTKELDLGQDRIIIRFFPLEPWQIGKNGTVMTFL
- the DDT gene encoding D-dopachrome decarboxylase isoform X2, whose amino-acid sequence is MPFVEVDTNLPASRVPAGLEKRLCAATAAILGKPEDRVNVTVRPGLAMAVNGSPEPCAQLLISSIAVVGTAEENRAHSARFFEFLTKELDLGQDRVKVSFWVKNIPEPTPCL